TTCAATGCGGGATACCGGTCAGGGTATGCCGCGCGAGACAATCAGGCAGATCTTCACGCCCTTTTTTACTACCAAGGAGCGGGGAACCGGCTTGGGGTTGGCCGTCTGTCGGCGGATAATAATGAATCACGGAGGAAAAATCCGCGTCAAATCAATAGTGGGGAAAGGCACAATCTTCTATATTCGTCTCGAAACGGTTCATTAGCGGGGAAATTAAGGTTAAAGGCAACTCATCAAATCGAACTATCGGCGCATGCAGTCAACCAAGGAGGAATCAATAAATCGTGATTAAGCCGGCAAAAATTCTCGTCGTTGACGACGAACTTAATATGAGGCTTGTCCTCGCGGCCATGCTGAAGAAAGAAGGCTATGAGGTCTTCACGGCGGCCAATAGCCAGGAAGCCCTGAAAATCTTGAAGGAAAAGCAGCTATCCGTCGTCGCGACCGATTTGAAGATGCCCGGTCTCGACGGCATGGGACTCCTTCAGAAGATTCTGCAATACGACAATGCCATGCCGGTCATCATCCTGACCGCCTACGGCACCGTGTCCAGCGCCGTCGATGCCCTGAAAAAGGGCGCCTTCGACTATATCACCAAGCCCTTTGAGCAGGATGAACTCAAAACGATCATCCTCAAGGCGGTCAAGACCAGGCAGCTCGACGACCGCTGCCTGCCGCCGCCGGAGGGGGATGTCGATCAGTACCGCATCATCGGCACAAGCAGCCGCATGTCCGAAATACTCAGAATCGTCCAAAAGGTTTCCCCGACCGAAACCACCGTTTTGATAACCGGGGAGACCGGAACCGGCAAAGAGCTGATAGCCCGGGCGATTCACACCAACAGTTCCCGCAGCAAACAACCTTTCATAAAAATAAACTGTGCCGCGATCGCCCAGAATCTGGTGGAAAGCGAACTCTTCGGTTACGAAAAAGGGGCGTTCACCGGCGCCGTTACCACCAAGCCGGGCAGATTTGAACTGGCCCACAGGGGCACTCTTTTTCTGGACGAGGTAGGGGAAATACCGAGGGAGGTGCAGGCAAAGCTGCTCCAGGCCATTCAGGATCAGAGTTTCGAGCGGGTAGGCGGCTTGAAAACAATCGCCGTCGATGTGCGCCTGATTACGGCCACAAACAAAAACCTTCCGGAGGAGATCAAGGAGGGACGTTTCCGGGAGGATTTGTACTATCGGCTCAACGTCTTCCCCATCCATCTTCCCCCGCTCCGGGAGAGACCAGACGATATCCTGCCGCTGGCCGAGCACTTTCTCAAAAAATCCAATCTGAAACTGGGGAAAAAGGTGTTGGAGCTCTCCCCCGAGGTTAGCGCTTCCCTGCTTGCCCACAGTTGGCCCGGAAACATCCGAGAGCTGGAACACCTTATGGAACGTCTGGTATTGATGGCCGATAGTTCTGTTATCACAACGGAAATAGTTCCACCG
This genomic window from Syntrophobacterales bacterium contains:
- a CDS encoding sigma-54 dependent transcriptional regulator; protein product: MRLVLAAMLKKEGYEVFTAANSQEALKILKEKQLSVVATDLKMPGLDGMGLLQKILQYDNAMPVIILTAYGTVSSAVDALKKGAFDYITKPFEQDELKTIILKAVKTRQLDDRCLPPPEGDVDQYRIIGTSSRMSEILRIVQKVSPTETTVLITGETGTGKELIARAIHTNSSRSKQPFIKINCAAIAQNLVESELFGYEKGAFTGAVTTKPGRFELAHRGTLFLDEVGEIPREVQAKLLQAIQDQSFERVGGLKTIAVDVRLITATNKNLPEEIKEGRFREDLYYRLNVFPIHLPPLRERPDDILPLAEHFLKKSNLKLGKKVLELSPEVSASLLAHSWPGNIRELEHLMERLVLMADSSVITTEIVPPDILNPESRQGFNPSPAPDETPHDALKSHMEEMEKQIITRCLEECDGNVTRAAEKLGLSRKGLQLKMIKHNLRKGSMD